Proteins encoded within one genomic window of Candidatus Binatia bacterium:
- a CDS encoding acyl-CoA dehydrogenase — MLLFERFFSSALLVGSERLQRYHRDTGHAMPLRSRLHPAGLPGLLGRVRYEFTPEQLAWRDEVRAFLAENVTPELLDEMRELGNEGQGPHARAFQKKLQERGWWGLAWPKEYGGLERSAIEQWIFVDELETAGAPMLPLTVTSVAPTIMRVGTEEQKKTWLPRIRSGEVEFALGYSEPDAGTDLASLRTRAVLEGDHWVVQGQKMWNTMAHTATHNWLAVRTEPDAPKHKGISILIVPMDAPGVTVQPIYVWPGLRTNAVFFDNVRVPRDYLIGERGMGFYYAAMALNFERLSIGSVGMCRRFFRELVAYVREAVVDGRPLKDDPWVRERVARLAVDIEAARMLGLETAWAIDQGRVPAAESSMAKVFVSELAHRLADFGTEILGLQGQLHMNEPRAAIRGRLQWLYRTAPMLAFGGGTNEVQRNIVAMLGYDLPRK; from the coding sequence TTGCTTCTGTTCGAACGATTTTTCTCGTCGGCTCTCCTCGTAGGAAGCGAGCGGCTCCAGCGCTACCACAGGGATACCGGCCACGCAATGCCCCTCCGGTCACGCTTGCATCCAGCCGGCCTTCCCGGTTTGCTAGGGCGCGTGCGGTACGAATTCACCCCGGAACAACTCGCCTGGCGCGACGAAGTGCGAGCGTTCCTGGCCGAGAACGTCACGCCGGAGCTGCTCGACGAGATGCGCGAGCTCGGCAACGAGGGGCAAGGCCCTCACGCCCGGGCCTTCCAGAAAAAGCTCCAGGAGCGGGGGTGGTGGGGGCTCGCTTGGCCCAAGGAATACGGCGGGCTCGAGCGTTCGGCGATCGAACAGTGGATTTTCGTCGACGAGCTCGAAACCGCGGGAGCGCCCATGCTGCCGTTGACGGTCACTTCGGTGGCGCCCACCATCATGCGTGTCGGGACGGAAGAACAGAAAAAGACCTGGCTGCCGCGCATCCGGTCGGGCGAGGTGGAATTCGCGCTCGGGTACTCGGAGCCGGACGCGGGAACGGACCTCGCCTCGCTCCGGACCCGCGCCGTGCTCGAAGGGGACCACTGGGTCGTGCAGGGCCAGAAGATGTGGAACACGATGGCGCACACGGCCACCCACAACTGGCTCGCCGTCCGCACGGAACCGGACGCCCCCAAACACAAGGGGATCTCCATCCTGATCGTACCGATGGACGCGCCCGGCGTGACGGTGCAGCCCATCTACGTCTGGCCCGGGCTGCGGACCAACGCCGTGTTTTTCGACAACGTGCGCGTTCCGCGCGACTACCTGATCGGCGAGCGCGGCATGGGCTTCTACTACGCCGCCATGGCGCTGAACTTCGAGCGGCTCAGCATCGGCTCGGTCGGCATGTGCCGTCGCTTTTTCCGCGAGCTCGTCGCCTACGTCCGCGAAGCCGTAGTGGACGGCCGCCCGCTGAAGGACGACCCCTGGGTGAGGGAACGGGTGGCGCGGCTCGCGGTGGACATCGAAGCGGCGCGCATGCTCGGTCTCGAGACGGCGTGGGCCATCGACCAGGGACGGGTTCCGGCCGCCGAGTCTTCCATGGCGAAGGTGTTCGTCAGCGAGCTCGCCCACCGCCTCGCGGATTTCGGCACCGAAATCCTCGGCCTCCAGGGCCAACTCCACATGAACGAGCCCCGTGCGGCGATCCGAGGCCGGCTGCAGTGGCTCTACCGCACCGCACCCATGCTGGCCTTCGGAGGGGGCACGAACGAAGTGCAGCGCAACATCGTCGCGATGCTGGGCTACGACCTCCCGAGGAAGTGA
- a CDS encoding iron-sulfur cluster-binding protein, with product MARSGATFAERAEGPARDARLHRALERASVPYLRKRARALEELEDLEELRTHAREVKEEALRHLPFLLEELERRLRQRGARVVWAARADRALEYVSELVRRKGVRLVVKGKSMTTEEIALNAALESQGVEVVETDLGEYIVQLAGERPSHIVTPAIHRTRADIARLFHERLAVPLGSRPEELTAAARHVLREKFRRAELGVTGVNFAVAENGALVVVENEGNARLCATAPRIHVAVVGIEKVLARVEDLEVLLRLLPRSATGQKLTSYVSWVLPPEAAGADGPEELHVILLDNGRSELLADAVLRESLLCIRCGACLNACPVYRKVGGHAYESPYPGPIGATISPRLVGPRTRELAFASTLCAACREVCPVRIDIPRLLLALRSEAVERTETAWWERIGMKFWRWTMVGRRRYELAGTLLRWASRFGNGSFRRLPGPLHGWTRYRDLPAPAPKPFRTLWKERVRTDGRPN from the coding sequence ATGGCGCGATCCGGAGCCACGTTCGCCGAGAGAGCCGAGGGCCCCGCGAGGGACGCCCGGCTTCACAGGGCGCTCGAGCGGGCTTCGGTTCCCTACCTGCGCAAGCGAGCGCGGGCGCTCGAAGAGCTCGAGGATCTCGAGGAGCTGCGCACCCACGCCCGCGAGGTCAAAGAGGAAGCGCTGCGCCACCTCCCCTTCCTCCTCGAGGAGCTGGAACGGCGTCTGCGGCAGCGAGGGGCCCGGGTCGTCTGGGCCGCACGGGCCGATCGAGCCCTCGAGTACGTTTCCGAGCTCGTGCGGCGGAAGGGGGTGCGTCTCGTCGTCAAGGGGAAGTCGATGACGACGGAAGAAATCGCCCTGAACGCGGCGCTCGAATCGCAGGGGGTCGAAGTGGTGGAAACCGACCTCGGGGAGTACATCGTGCAGCTCGCCGGGGAGCGCCCCTCGCACATCGTCACGCCCGCCATCCACCGGACACGAGCCGACATCGCCCGTCTCTTCCACGAGCGGCTCGCCGTGCCGCTCGGCTCCCGCCCCGAAGAGCTCACGGCCGCCGCACGACACGTTCTGAGGGAGAAGTTCCGGCGCGCGGAGCTCGGTGTGACGGGCGTGAACTTCGCCGTCGCCGAGAACGGTGCCCTCGTGGTGGTGGAAAACGAAGGGAACGCCCGCCTCTGCGCCACGGCTCCGAGGATCCACGTGGCCGTCGTCGGCATCGAGAAGGTCCTCGCCCGGGTCGAAGACCTCGAGGTCCTTCTCCGACTCCTCCCGCGCAGCGCCACGGGACAGAAGCTCACGAGTTACGTCTCCTGGGTCCTCCCTCCGGAAGCCGCCGGCGCGGACGGCCCGGAGGAACTGCACGTGATCCTCCTCGACAACGGGCGATCCGAGCTTCTGGCCGACGCGGTCCTTCGCGAATCGCTCCTCTGCATCCGATGCGGGGCGTGTCTGAACGCCTGTCCCGTCTACCGCAAAGTGGGCGGCCACGCCTACGAATCGCCCTACCCGGGGCCGATCGGCGCGACGATTTCCCCTCGGCTCGTCGGGCCGAGGACGCGCGAGCTCGCCTTCGCCTCGACGCTCTGCGCCGCCTGTCGCGAGGTCTGTCCGGTGCGCATCGACATCCCGCGGCTTCTGCTCGCGCTTCGTTCCGAAGCCGTGGAGCGGACGGAGACGGCCTGGTGGGAAAGGATCGGGATGAAGTTCTGGCGCTGGACCATGGTGGGCCGGCGCCGGTACGAGCTCGCGGGCACGCTGCTGCGCTGGGCGAGCCGCTTCGGGAACGGTTCTTTCCGAAGACTTCCCGGCCCACTCCACGGGTGGACGCGCTACCGGGACTTGCCGGCTCCCGCCCCGAAACCCTTCCGCACGCTGTGGAAAGAGAGAGTCCGTACCGATGGACGACCGAACTGA
- the queG gene encoding epoxyqueuosine reductase, whose translation MELEERIRRRALELGFALCGFARLRPLEREAYVRSWVAEGRAGEMHYLERNLEKRLDPQLVLPGARSVVVLGWPYRAHVRPEAVPDWREKLLGRMASYALGPDYHDVVGRKLRELSGWLESQVPCRTRPYVDTGPVLEREWARLAGVGWIGKNTLVLDPSHGSWFFLGEILTDLPLEDSELQPDRCGGCRRCLDRCPTGALDEPYRMDARLCIAYLTIELRGPIPRELRPALENWVFGCDLCQEVCPWTREVPSAEGTWFLPELLLLDQEGFRIRFGRTAVRRAKREGLLRNAAVALGNTGNPDAVPVLTRALQSEPSALVRRHVAWALGRIPCAASRRALEACVRADPDPSVREEARAALEASP comes from the coding sequence ATGGAGCTCGAGGAGCGCATCCGCCGCCGCGCGCTCGAACTCGGCTTTGCGCTCTGCGGGTTCGCCCGCCTCCGGCCCCTCGAAAGGGAAGCTTACGTTCGTAGCTGGGTCGCGGAGGGCCGGGCCGGGGAGATGCACTACCTCGAGCGCAACCTGGAAAAGCGGCTCGACCCGCAACTCGTCCTCCCCGGAGCCCGCAGCGTCGTCGTCCTCGGCTGGCCTTACCGAGCCCACGTACGCCCGGAGGCCGTCCCCGACTGGCGGGAAAAACTGCTCGGGCGCATGGCCTCCTACGCCCTCGGTCCCGACTACCACGACGTCGTAGGACGGAAACTCCGCGAGCTCTCCGGCTGGCTCGAGAGTCAGGTCCCCTGCCGCACGAGGCCGTACGTCGACACGGGCCCCGTCCTCGAACGGGAATGGGCACGACTCGCCGGAGTCGGCTGGATCGGAAAGAACACTCTCGTCCTCGACCCCTCGCACGGATCCTGGTTCTTTCTCGGCGAAATCCTCACCGACCTTCCGCTCGAGGACTCGGAGCTCCAACCCGACCGGTGCGGCGGGTGCCGGCGATGCCTGGATCGCTGCCCGACGGGCGCCCTCGACGAGCCCTACAGGATGGACGCGAGGCTCTGTATCGCCTACCTCACGATCGAGCTCCGCGGCCCCATCCCGAGGGAGCTGAGGCCCGCCCTCGAGAACTGGGTGTTCGGTTGCGACCTCTGCCAGGAAGTGTGCCCCTGGACGCGAGAGGTGCCATCGGCCGAAGGGACGTGGTTCCTCCCCGAGCTTCTCCTTCTCGATCAGGAGGGCTTCCGGATCCGCTTCGGCCGGACCGCCGTCCGGCGGGCGAAGCGCGAAGGGCTCCTGCGGAACGCGGCCGTGGCGCTCGGAAACACGGGTAACCCCGACGCGGTCCCCGTTCTCACGCGAGCCCTCCAATCGGAGCCTTCGGCGCTCGTGCGGCGCCACGTCGCGTGGGCGCTCGGGCGGATCCCGTGCGCGGCGAGCCGGCGCGCGCTCGAAGCGTGCGTCCGCGCCGACCCCGACCCCTCGGTACGCGAGGAAGCCCGTGCCGCACTCGAAGCGTCTCCTTGA
- the pmbA gene encoding PmbA protein, which produces MSEWKLEDAVSFVLEESRRAGAEAADVLAVAGDELSVGVRLGEVEKLKRARAKQLGLRVFTGSRSAVTSTADLTRDGLLSLVRDSLALARLVPPDECAGLPAPEEIAKEIPSLDLDDPTQLEPAEALDFVRRAEAAARAEDPRIVNSEGAELEASGRDVIYGSTAGFLGSYRVSNFSLWVVPVAARDGEMQRDSWYCAGRKASVLAEAEAVGRQAARRALRRLGARRVPTCEVPVVFEAPVAASLLRHLAAAVSGSSLYRGTSFLAGKLGERIAPETVTVVDDGRMARALGSRPFDAEGVPTRRTPVVERGRLAHYLFDTYSARKLGARSTGNAVRSVGGFPSVGTHNFYLEAGPWSPEEIVRETDRGLWVVELIGQGVNPVTGDYSRGAVGLWIEGGEFAFPVHEVTIAGNLLEMYRSIDRVGNDLEFRSATASPTVRIARMTVAGI; this is translated from the coding sequence ATGAGCGAGTGGAAGCTCGAGGACGCCGTCTCGTTCGTGCTCGAAGAAAGCCGAAGGGCCGGGGCCGAAGCGGCGGACGTTCTCGCCGTCGCCGGAGACGAGCTCTCGGTAGGAGTGCGGCTCGGAGAAGTCGAAAAGCTCAAGAGGGCGAGGGCCAAACAGCTCGGCTTGCGTGTCTTCACGGGCTCTCGCTCGGCGGTGACGAGCACGGCGGACCTCACGCGGGACGGGCTTCTCTCGCTCGTCCGGGATTCCTTGGCGCTCGCGCGGCTGGTTCCACCGGACGAATGCGCGGGCCTGCCCGCCCCCGAGGAAATCGCGAAGGAAATTCCTTCCCTCGACCTCGACGACCCCACACAGCTCGAACCGGCCGAGGCGCTCGACTTCGTCCGGCGGGCGGAAGCGGCGGCGCGGGCGGAAGACCCTCGCATCGTCAACTCCGAAGGCGCCGAGCTCGAAGCCAGTGGCCGGGACGTAATTTACGGGAGCACGGCAGGTTTTCTCGGGTCCTACCGGGTGTCGAATTTCTCGCTCTGGGTGGTCCCCGTGGCGGCTCGGGACGGCGAGATGCAGAGGGATTCCTGGTACTGCGCCGGCAGGAAAGCTTCCGTGCTGGCCGAAGCCGAGGCCGTGGGCCGGCAGGCGGCGCGGCGTGCGCTCCGCCGCCTCGGGGCCCGACGCGTGCCGACCTGCGAGGTGCCGGTCGTTTTCGAGGCACCCGTGGCCGCCTCGCTCTTGCGACACCTGGCGGCGGCCGTCTCGGGGTCGTCGCTCTACCGGGGCACGTCCTTCCTCGCGGGAAAGCTGGGAGAGCGGATCGCTCCCGAGACCGTCACGGTCGTCGACGACGGACGGATGGCCCGGGCACTCGGCTCCCGACCCTTCGACGCCGAAGGGGTACCCACGAGACGGACCCCCGTCGTGGAGAGGGGCCGGCTTGCCCACTACCTTTTCGACACCTACTCCGCGAGAAAGCTCGGCGCCCGCTCGACGGGTAACGCGGTTCGCTCGGTCGGAGGTTTCCCTTCGGTCGGAACCCACAACTTCTATCTCGAAGCGGGGCCGTGGTCGCCCGAAGAAATCGTGCGCGAAACCGACCGAGGCTTGTGGGTCGTCGAACTCATCGGCCAGGGGGTGAACCCCGTGACCGGGGACTACTCCCGAGGTGCCGTGGGACTCTGGATCGAAGGCGGGGAATTCGCTTTTCCCGTCCACGAGGTCACGATCGCGGGCAATCTCCTCGAGATGTACCGCTCGATCGACCGGGTGGGAAACGACCTCGAGTTCCGCTCGGCCACCGCTTCTCCGACCGTCCGGATCGCGCGGATGACGGTGGCCGGCATCTGA
- a CDS encoding NUDIX hydrolase produces MEEARLQLAGPILRVVAGVVRRADGWFLVCRRAADAQHARKWEFPGGKVEEGEDPERALVRELREELGLEVVPGRLLDRVVHRYDHGPACDVSFFEVREYTGVPENRIFAEIRWVRAEELEGLEFLEADRDFVRRLARGG; encoded by the coding sequence GTGGAGGAAGCCAGGCTCCAGCTGGCGGGACCCATCCTGCGTGTGGTGGCGGGCGTCGTGCGGCGCGCCGACGGGTGGTTCCTCGTCTGCCGCAGGGCGGCGGACGCCCAGCACGCGAGGAAGTGGGAATTTCCGGGGGGGAAGGTCGAGGAGGGCGAGGATCCGGAGCGTGCGCTCGTGCGGGAACTGCGCGAAGAGCTCGGGCTCGAGGTGGTGCCCGGGCGCTTGCTCGACCGCGTCGTGCACCGCTACGACCACGGCCCCGCCTGCGACGTGAGCTTTTTCGAGGTCCGAGAGTACACCGGAGTTCCCGAAAACCGGATCTTCGCCGAGATTCGCTGGGTGCGGGCCGAGGAGCTCGAGGGGCTCGAGTTCCTGGAAGCGGACCGGGACTTCGTCCGGCGGCTCGCGCGCGGAGGATAG
- a CDS encoding radical SAM protein, whose amino-acid sequence MFDFERAPFLVIWEATQACDLACTHCRASARPQRDPGELDTEEAKALLSEIAAMGTRVVVLSGGDPLKRPDIFGLVRHAKDAGLRVATIPSATPALERDVVFRLRDEGLDQIALSLDFPDPRLHDSFRGTPGAFRKTMEAAGWAREAGLPLQINTTVWARSFPHFPALVDLLRRLEVVFWEVFFLVPVGRGATLEGLDAELCERIFGFLHAVQKNNSFVLKVVEAPQYRRFVWQRENGGKSPSELPPLLVRKEGPGRSLGLAPAAVNAGKGFAFVSHTGEVYPSGFLPLSAGNVRTKPFSAIYRDSPLFRAMRDPGRLLGRCGRCEFRELCGGSRSRAFALTGNPFATDPWCAYRPSRHSGSNAACN is encoded by the coding sequence ATGTTCGACTTCGAACGAGCCCCCTTCCTCGTCATCTGGGAGGCGACCCAGGCTTGCGATCTCGCATGCACCCACTGCCGGGCTTCGGCCCGTCCGCAGAGGGACCCCGGGGAGCTCGACACCGAGGAAGCGAAGGCGCTGCTTTCCGAGATCGCGGCCATGGGGACCCGTGTGGTCGTGCTGAGCGGCGGGGATCCTCTCAAGCGGCCCGACATCTTCGGTCTCGTTCGACACGCCAAGGATGCGGGACTGCGCGTCGCCACGATTCCCTCGGCGACCCCGGCGCTCGAGCGCGACGTGGTCTTCCGCCTCCGAGACGAAGGTCTCGACCAGATCGCCCTGAGCCTCGATTTCCCCGACCCGAGGCTCCACGACTCTTTCCGCGGGACGCCGGGAGCTTTCCGAAAGACGATGGAAGCCGCCGGTTGGGCCAGAGAGGCCGGCCTGCCGCTCCAGATCAACACGACCGTGTGGGCGCGCTCTTTCCCCCACTTTCCCGCGCTCGTCGACCTCCTCCGCCGTCTCGAGGTCGTCTTCTGGGAAGTGTTCTTCCTCGTCCCCGTCGGCCGGGGAGCCACGCTCGAGGGACTCGACGCCGAGCTGTGCGAGAGGATCTTCGGTTTCCTCCACGCCGTACAGAAAAACAACTCCTTCGTTCTCAAGGTCGTCGAAGCCCCGCAGTACCGCAGATTCGTCTGGCAGCGAGAAAACGGCGGAAAGAGCCCGAGCGAGCTTCCGCCACTGCTCGTCCGAAAAGAAGGTCCGGGGCGGTCTCTCGGGCTCGCCCCGGCGGCGGTGAACGCGGGAAAAGGGTTCGCCTTCGTCTCCCACACGGGCGAAGTCTACCCGAGCGGATTTCTCCCCCTCTCCGCGGGGAACGTTCGCACGAAGCCCTTTTCGGCCATCTACCGCGACTCGCCGCTCTTTCGAGCGATGCGGGACCCCGGTCGACTGCTCGGACGCTGCGGCCGGTGCGAATTCCGGGAGCTCTGCGGAGGATCGCGGTCGAGGGCGTTCGCGCTCACGGGGAACCCCTTCGCGACCGACCCCTGGTGCGCCTACAGGCCGAGCCGGCACTCCGGGTCGAACGCCGCTTGCAACTGA
- a CDS encoding acyl-CoA dehydrogenase, with protein MDFGFTEEQEMLRQSVRSFLEEQAPMSYTRQMMEHDPGYLEDKWRKMAELGWLGLVFPEEYGGSGLDLVDLVVVLEEMGRMVFPGPFFSTVVLGGLGVLLGGSKAQKERYLPGIVGGESRGTLAQVEESGRWDAEGIALPAVRTEGGYRLSGVKLFVPDAHVADWMIVAARTSGRGENGITLFLVPTNAPGVSVSLLKTMDQTRKLCEVRFEDVVVPRSSVLGKVGKGWPLLEDILDHAKVALCAEMCGGAQKVLEMSVEYAKVREQFGRPIGSFQAIQHKCANMLVQVESAKSATYYAAWAVANRTPDARLAAAMAKAYCSDAYRYVAGEGIQIHGGIGFTWEHDMHLYFKRAKASEVTYGDATWNRELVARMVLDRPEESGEAAHG; from the coding sequence ATGGATTTCGGCTTTACTGAAGAACAGGAAATGCTTCGCCAGAGCGTGCGCTCCTTTCTCGAGGAACAGGCTCCCATGTCCTACACGCGCCAGATGATGGAGCACGACCCGGGCTACCTCGAGGACAAGTGGCGGAAGATGGCGGAGCTCGGTTGGCTCGGGCTCGTCTTCCCCGAGGAGTACGGGGGCTCGGGGCTCGACCTGGTGGACCTGGTCGTCGTCCTCGAAGAAATGGGACGGATGGTGTTCCCGGGACCCTTTTTCTCGACGGTCGTGCTGGGGGGTCTCGGCGTTCTCCTCGGTGGCTCGAAGGCGCAGAAAGAACGCTACCTTCCCGGAATCGTCGGGGGCGAATCCAGGGGAACGCTCGCGCAGGTCGAGGAAAGCGGGAGGTGGGACGCCGAGGGGATCGCGCTGCCGGCGGTGCGCACGGAAGGCGGGTACCGACTTTCGGGGGTGAAGCTTTTCGTCCCCGACGCCCACGTGGCGGACTGGATGATCGTCGCGGCGAGGACGTCGGGACGCGGGGAAAACGGCATCACGCTGTTCCTCGTCCCCACGAACGCTCCGGGCGTCTCGGTGAGCTTGCTCAAGACGATGGACCAGACGCGGAAGCTCTGCGAGGTCCGCTTCGAGGACGTCGTCGTGCCGCGCTCGTCGGTCCTCGGGAAGGTCGGCAAGGGCTGGCCCCTCCTCGAGGACATTCTCGACCACGCCAAGGTGGCGCTCTGTGCCGAGATGTGCGGGGGGGCTCAGAAGGTTCTCGAGATGAGCGTGGAGTACGCGAAGGTGCGCGAGCAGTTCGGAAGGCCGATCGGCAGCTTCCAGGCGATCCAGCACAAATGCGCCAACATGCTCGTGCAGGTCGAGAGCGCGAAGTCCGCCACGTACTACGCCGCCTGGGCCGTGGCCAACCGGACGCCCGACGCGAGGCTCGCCGCGGCGATGGCCAAGGCGTACTGTTCGGACGCCTACCGGTACGTCGCGGGCGAGGGAATCCAGATCCACGGAGGGATCGGCTTCACGTGGGAGCACGACATGCACCTCTACTTCAAGCGGGCCAAGGCGTCGGAGGTGACCTACGGAGACGCCACGTGGAACCGGGAGCTCGTGGCCCGCATGGTGCTCGACCGACCGGAAGAGTCCGGCGAGGCGGCCCATGGATAA
- a CDS encoding acyl-CoA dehydrogenase produces MDLEFAPEQRELMAAVRRFCDENIDGERLLRWEKNPGGIDDATWEEVTRLGWLGIGAPESAGGSGLGLLDVGCLLFECARGLVPTLVSHSVRAIWTLSRLEPEAPELPDLVAGRRRLALAVDEEATSRPEHFRTRVDSASGRLDGEKWYVPHADVADLFLVAVRDGGETAWALVGRDRVEVLPLRSFVTGETQGIVRFRGSEGRRLARPDFPFEQFRKEQTALALAEMVGGFERVLERTVAYVKEREQFGRKIGAFQAVQHQVADMATAFTASRHLSWQALSRVASGHEEPIDLPAAAAFVGQAFKRATMTAHHLHGGAGYVVEHPLHHHSERAQSLCIRYTPEREALESVATLLLDTPR; encoded by the coding sequence GTGGACCTCGAGTTCGCCCCCGAACAGCGGGAGCTGATGGCCGCGGTTCGCCGCTTCTGCGACGAGAACATCGACGGCGAGCGGCTTCTGCGGTGGGAGAAAAACCCGGGCGGGATCGACGACGCCACCTGGGAAGAAGTGACGCGGCTCGGCTGGCTGGGAATCGGAGCTCCCGAGAGCGCGGGTGGTTCGGGTCTCGGCCTTCTCGACGTGGGCTGTCTTCTTTTCGAATGCGCGCGGGGGCTCGTGCCGACGCTCGTCTCCCACTCGGTACGGGCCATCTGGACACTCTCGCGGCTCGAACCCGAGGCACCCGAACTGCCGGATCTCGTGGCAGGACGACGGCGCTTGGCCCTGGCAGTCGACGAAGAAGCGACGTCGCGGCCCGAGCATTTCCGGACCCGGGTGGACTCCGCGAGCGGACGGCTGGACGGCGAGAAATGGTACGTCCCCCACGCGGACGTCGCGGACCTCTTCCTGGTCGCGGTCCGAGACGGAGGCGAGACCGCCTGGGCGCTCGTCGGTCGCGATCGGGTGGAAGTCCTGCCACTCCGGAGCTTCGTCACCGGAGAAACGCAAGGGATCGTGCGCTTTCGAGGTAGCGAGGGCCGCCGACTCGCGCGACCCGACTTCCCCTTCGAGCAGTTTCGAAAGGAACAGACCGCCCTCGCCCTCGCCGAGATGGTCGGCGGGTTCGAGCGCGTGCTCGAACGGACCGTGGCGTACGTCAAAGAGCGCGAGCAGTTCGGCCGGAAAATCGGCGCGTTCCAGGCCGTGCAGCACCAGGTGGCCGACATGGCGACGGCGTTCACGGCCTCGCGCCACCTCTCGTGGCAGGCGCTCAGCCGCGTCGCCTCGGGACACGAGGAGCCGATCGACCTTCCCGCCGCGGCGGCCTTCGTGGGACAGGCTTTCAAGCGCGCCACGATGACGGCCCACCACCTGCACGGAGGCGCGGGTTACGTCGTCGAGCATCCCCTGCACCACCACAGCGAGCGGGCGCAGAGCCTCTGCATCCGCTACACCCCCGAACGCGAAGCCCTCGAGAGCGTGGCCACTCTACTCCTCGATACGCCGCGCTGA
- a CDS encoding protease TldD: MTDARALENVAPERFFLDRFGLEERNLEAALGTALARGVDFADLYFEFTTVESLGLEDGQLRRATKNVVHGVGVRAVAGDKTGYAYSDEITLESLRLAARTAHAISQSSATEKPVAVRPREKGHDLYALRKSPLEDPLEERAELLSRIDVAARRYDSRIVNVLASLTVQEKWVLVVSSEGFRVADVQPLLRLSVVCIAQEGTNRQQGSYGGGGRVEYGFLLENDRALEFARRAARQAVENLRAVDAPAGTMTVVLGPGWPGVLLHEAVGHGLEGDFNRKKTSAFAGLLGQRVASPLCTVVDDGTIPGRRGSLNFDDEGTPTSRTVLIEKGVLRTYLQDRLNARLMGMPLTGNGRRESFAHMPMPRMTNTFLLPGDTPPEDIVRSVSRGLYAAYFSGGQVDITNGKFVFSASEAYLIEDGKLGRRVKGATLIGNGPDVLTRIGMVGTDLRLDEGIGTCGKNGQSVPVGVGLPTVRIDGLTVGGTRT, encoded by the coding sequence ATGACGGACGCGCGAGCGCTGGAGAACGTCGCCCCCGAACGGTTCTTCCTCGACCGCTTCGGACTCGAGGAGCGGAATCTCGAGGCCGCGCTCGGCACGGCTCTGGCCCGCGGCGTGGATTTCGCCGACCTTTATTTCGAGTTCACGACCGTGGAGAGCCTCGGCCTCGAAGACGGACAGCTCCGGCGCGCGACGAAAAACGTCGTCCACGGTGTCGGCGTGAGGGCCGTCGCCGGGGACAAGACGGGCTACGCCTACTCCGACGAGATCACCCTGGAGAGCCTGCGGCTGGCCGCGCGGACGGCCCACGCGATCTCGCAGTCCTCGGCCACCGAGAAGCCCGTCGCCGTCCGTCCGCGCGAGAAGGGGCACGACCTCTACGCGCTGCGGAAAAGCCCCCTGGAGGATCCGCTCGAGGAACGGGCGGAGCTTCTCTCGCGCATCGACGTCGCCGCCCGACGCTACGACTCCCGCATCGTGAACGTGCTCGCCTCCCTCACGGTGCAGGAAAAGTGGGTACTCGTCGTGAGCTCGGAGGGCTTTCGCGTCGCCGACGTGCAACCCCTCCTCCGGCTGAGCGTCGTCTGCATCGCGCAGGAGGGCACGAACCGGCAGCAGGGAAGCTACGGCGGAGGAGGTCGGGTGGAGTACGGGTTTCTCCTCGAGAACGACCGTGCCCTCGAATTCGCCCGCCGTGCGGCCCGGCAAGCCGTGGAAAACCTCCGCGCGGTCGACGCGCCCGCCGGCACGATGACGGTCGTGCTGGGACCCGGTTGGCCGGGCGTTCTCCTCCACGAAGCCGTGGGGCACGGACTCGAGGGCGACTTCAACCGCAAGAAGACCTCCGCGTTCGCGGGACTCCTCGGGCAAAGGGTCGCTTCGCCCCTCTGCACGGTGGTGGACGACGGAACGATCCCGGGGCGGCGCGGCTCGCTCAATTTCGACGACGAGGGAACCCCGACGTCGCGGACCGTGCTCATCGAAAAGGGCGTCCTCCGGACCTACCTGCAGGATCGCCTGAACGCCCGGCTCATGGGGATGCCGCTGACGGGCAACGGGCGGCGGGAAAGTTTCGCGCACATGCCGATGCCCCGGATGACGAACACCTTCCTGCTTCCGGGCGACACGCCCCCCGAGGACATCGTGCGCTCGGTGTCCCGGGGTCTCTACGCGGCGTACTTCAGCGGCGGGCAGGTCGACATCACGAACGGAAAGTTCGTTTTTTCCGCCAGCGAAGCTTACCTGATCGAGGACGGAAAGCTCGGCCGGCGCGTCAAAGGAGCCACGCTCATCGGCAACGGCCCCGACGTGCTCACACGGATCGGCATGGTGGGGACGGACCTCCGGCTCGACGAAGGCATCGGCACCTGCGGCAAGAACGGCCAGTCCGTTCCCGTGGGCGTCGGTCTTCCGACCGTTCGGATCGACGGCCTCACCGTCGGGGGCACGCGGACATGA
- a CDS encoding MaoC-like dehydratase yields MKEKPPLRYPDVKVGDEIPPFVVEKLTRADFVRYAGASGDFNPIHYDQTFAEAAGLPTVFAQGMLNAGFLAKCVTDYVGVGNLRKFRVRFATRVWPGDTVTCRGRVTEKYVENGRCYIAGELESVTQKGEVALRGSFVAELPPD; encoded by the coding sequence ATGAAAGAAAAGCCCCCTCTCCGCTACCCGGACGTGAAGGTGGGAGACGAGATCCCTCCGTTCGTGGTCGAGAAACTCACGCGGGCCGATTTCGTTCGCTACGCGGGGGCGTCGGGGGACTTCAACCCGATCCACTACGACCAGACCTTCGCCGAAGCGGCGGGTCTCCCGACCGTCTTCGCCCAGGGAATGCTCAACGCCGGGTTTCTCGCGAAGTGCGTGACGGACTACGTGGGGGTCGGGAATTTGCGGAAGTTCCGCGTTCGGTTCGCGACCCGGGTGTGGCCCGGGGACACGGTGACGTGCCGCGGGCGAGTCACCGAAAAGTACGTGGAGAACGGGCGATGCTACATCGCCGGGGAACTCGAGAGCGTGACGCAGAAAGGGGAGGTAGCTCTGCGGGGCTCGTTCGTCGCGGAGTTGCCGCCCGACTGA